The DNA region CAGTGAGTGGACAATGGATGACGCATCCATGGGTGGGTTATTGTTGGTCATTACAGCTCTGCCAAAGTCTTGAGCTCCCATTTGGTAGCCGCACTGTTGCAAGCAAGACACGGTGTCTTGCAGAGGGTCATTTTGACCATCCACATAAGACTTACTTGTCAGCACACCCGAATGAAATCTTGCTCCTCCTGCAGTCAGGTGGTGTTGGATCTGTTGCGGACTCTGGTGAACTCGCTGCTGCTGGCTTTGAGGCTGACTCTCCTGGTGGAAGGAGAAACCGTGATGGTGCTCCAGGGGGATGGCCTGCGCGTTAATTTGTTGGTGATGGCGCTGGTTTAACGGCTGTTGCCGGTGACTTTGCTGTTGCAGCAGCTGCTGGCGCATTCTGTGGTGCTGTGGATGATGTGTTTGTTGCTGTCTGACGTGAAGCTGCTGGTTGTGCagtcgctgctgctgctgctgctgctgctgatgaCAAAGCTGCTGTTGCGACACAGGATGGTACATGTTCCCATTCTGGTCCTGGTTGCCCCACATTGGGCTGCTACTGTTAAAGAACAGCCCATTGGATTGAGGTACTTGGGTCACAGCGGCGTTACGGTACTGGCCCTGTTGCTCTACAACTATGCCATCACCTCCGCTACCTGCACCTACAAGACCTGGAAATGCCTGGCCAACAAGATTCTGCGCCTTATTTCCAATGTAGTGACCCAACTGCTGACTGTAAGATGACATGGCTTGTTGGGTGGACGTGGAGGACGCTGGGAGCATCATGTCCTGACTTTTCCCCGAGCCAAGAGACTCTGATACTTGGATGGGCTCAAAGTCAGTGCTGAGATTGAGCTCGTCCGCGAACGACGGCGCCGGGGTGAAGCAGTCGACGTCCACCCCTTCCAGACCCCCACCAAAGAGGTTGGGGTCGTCGAAAAAGTCCATGGCGGTGCTTTGAAAGTCGATGGAACCTTCTGAATGGTCTGCGGATCCCGGTTGGTTCAGCGGAACCACGGCAGCAAAAGGAGCTATGGCATCATCTCAAACGTGCCTGTGAAGAAAAAAATTAGTTTAGTTAGCAATAATATTAAAAACGTTAGGCTGAATCATCCCGCAGACATGCGGACTAAACCAAAACTACTGGGATTTCTTTTGATGGTTGTCTAAACTTAACCAAAAAAAGTTACCCGTGTCAAATTCTATGAAGCTGCCAACCGCCAAAGTAAAATGCTGTAAGACAGTTTATTGAttgagaaataaataaaaaatgtggtttCATGGATGGGGATGATTGATTATATCTTGCTAAGGATTTGCTCATTTGTGTGACTTCGGTTTAATCATGTCCTGAAGCATTTGGAGGCAAAATTAAGTTTAGTAATTGGCTTCAACCAGTGGTGGTGTCAGCTATAGGAGTTTGGGCTACATCTATGTAGTCATTATGGTAACTCCTCTCGGTAGTAATATTCTTTTCAATACAATGGAAAGAGGAGTTCGGAACATTCAAAgaaatgtttacatgtacagtatttgcCCGTAAAATCTGAATACTTGTACCATTACTAAGGCTACAACTATCGATTATTTTCGTAATCGAGTAAACTATCAATTactttgttcgattaatcaaggAATCTGTAAATACACTTTCTAGgctcaatgcatattttaggaaaagtagttgaaataaacaatatttttttggtaGCCATAACCATCATTCTTTTTTTTCTggacatcaacattgaaattgtacttttatcatacaaataaaacaaatgaaaaaaaattctCCACTGTCACAGATCACAGCGCCCACAAACCACGGCATTCGTGTATGCTCGATTGCAGCGGCGGTGAAAAACTATGTTACATATTTAAAGTTCAGGGCACTCATTGCCATTCGGATTTGATTAATTTTCAATAGATACACCAAAATTGTCAAACTCCAGGCCCAGGGTcagttgtggcccgccacatcatttaatgtggcctacaAAAGCGTGGAAATaatgtgcgtcaataaagtactttttcttttctcactaaatgtatttgtcCTTTCCGGTTTGACCAACTGCAttcaaatacatatattttaaacCTAATTTCCTAATAATGTAACATGTATTGTATTActacacatatattttttcgtcaaaattaaaataaatatccaaATCTATTTGACTTTAGATTTTAAAGCAGGTTATCCAGCAAATtgtacacaataaaaaaaaaaaagagttgatgttacggtaaaaactggcagctcggtcACCAGAATATTGGCTTAAAAaactggtactgtttttccatttacagtaatacactgtaaaaaaacactatagattatatgataaaacaatggcaacttagtcaccagaatttgactgtaaaaatagTTATCGTTTTTCCATCAATAGGAAATGTTGTAAAAtccactgtaaattttacagtaaaattctaaagACTTAGGTGCCAGTTTGTTAGTTTTTTCACAATTGCAAAATCAATTCTATTTTTTTACAgggtatgtaaaaaaataaaataatcaaatgcatcgcaattgtgtaataatatcatgaagtGAATTttctacatttatatacatacagtacaggccaaaaatttggacacactagttctttattttcatgactattacaTTGTAgaatgtcactgaaggcatcaaaactatgaatgaacacatgtggagttatgtacttaacaaaaaaaggtgaaataactgaaaacatgttttatattctagtttcttcaaaatagccaccctttgctctgattaccgctttgcacactcttggcattctctaaatgagcttcaagaggtagtcacctgaaatggttttcacttcacaggtgtcatagttttgatgccttcagtgacaatctacaatgtaaatagtcatgaaaataaagaaaacttttggcctgcactgtatattACCTACTGTTACAAGCAATACAGTAACAGTAAAATAACTGATATggtcctcaatgaaaacaagtttgacaaccCAGAGTTACGCACATTAAACGATTAATTGAAGCAATAGAATATAAGAAAAGTTTTTTTCTAAGCGATTGTACCGATTAATCGCTGCAGCCTTTCACAGGTTATCAATTTACTTGCGATATTGGGGTTTCAGAGGTGAGGAGTGGAGTGCCAGTGAACATGACGCCATCatgtaaaccagacctgggcaaattaaggcccggggggcacatgcggcccgttaaacttttcaatctggcccgccggacattcccaaatattttttttagatctttaaaatggaaaatgtagctgccattatgatgtgcagtgatgttttcaaatgaccataagtcttgaactatacaaagtaattcaatggttggaatctgcgcttttgcatgatatactagttactatggtaatctaattagttactatagtaatctaattagttactatggtaatctaattagttactatgataatctaagtcacagcagctcagacgagacaccaagcagtgtggatggggagcgtttccacaaagTGTTTCCaaagcagccagcctgaaatgcgggtgtcagggacagacgcggtagGAGAtctttacaacaaatttctaaagcttagtgatatatcagatgtatcagattgtaggtggtttttTTTACTCTTCGCGTTCAAAATTTGCTGTGTTTGGTAAatttttgacatcacatggaccttctggaggaaagttatgtggtcagatgaaacaaaaattgagctgtttggccacaatacccatcaatatgtttggaggagaaaaggtgaggcctttaatcccaggaacaccattactactgtcaagcatggtggtggtagtattatgctctgggcctgttttgctgccgatggaactggtgttttacagagagtaactgggacaatgaaaaaggaggattaccttcaaattcttctggacaatctaaaatcatcagaggttgggtcttgggcgcagttgggtgttccaacaagacaatgaccctaaacacacgtcaaaagtgtaaAAGGAATGgcaaaatcaggctagaattaaggttttagaatggccttcccaaagtcctgacttaaacgtctggacaatgctgaagaaacaagtccatgtcagaaaaccaacaaatttagctgaaatgcagcaattttgtcaagaggagtggtcaaaaaatcaaccagaagcttgccagaagcttgtggatggctaccaaaagcgccttatggcagtgaaacttgccaagggacatgtaaccaaatattaacattgctgtatgtatacttttgacccagcagatttggtcacattttcagtagacccataataaattaataaaagaaccaaacttcatgaatgttttttttgtgaccaacaagtatgtgctccaatcactctatcacaaaaaaataagagttgtagaaattattggaaattcaagacagccatgacattatgttctttacaagtttatgtaaacttttaaccacgactgtatatggcccccagacacatatttttctctaaatttggccccgcccgagtcaaaataattgcccaggcctgatgtaaACGATTAATCAAGGCAACAACATATAAATAAAAAgctttttataatcgatttattcAATTAATTGTAAACCTGCTCTGTATGGACCGGGCCTTGGGATAACCTGTACTGTGGAGATGGTCGCTACCTAAAAACAAAAACtcataggttgtgagttcaaaccccggctgagtcatatgagttcaaaccccggccgagtcataccaaagcagGGTTTCccgcacattcatttatttgtggcggcccgccacgaaagaattacgtccgccacaaataaaataaataaataaattacttaatttaaaaaatatatatatatttttttggtcctctccagcttctcaggcaaatcatatagttgatgtagatgcccatataggctgttcagatttactttacaaaagagaagtgtaggatacttctcttgttgccttatttgtatttgactttattaaatgtatttatattacaaacacaacatgtgtatataacaaagggtgcaaagtctgcaggcagtaggaaacacatggttaagtgtagggagtaaaactgatagcagtctaaagttcaagatttttggagctctttgttcagtggatcacatgtttgatgaagctctgtgtctatctaccaccactactgttttctgtttatttgttactgactgtggcaggacacctctgcctctgtttcactttatgttgctggtaaataatatggttgtagtagtaggctaaagttaaattatttagtatgcactaattaaaggggcagagctttgagacattttagcttttatattttataagatatattttttgtaagaaccacaattaataaatatatttcagtgaataacttattgttcaaatctgtatataaatatgtacataaagtgttgtaattatattgtaaaatggatggatggatggatggatggatggacgtttaaaacaaaactgttattattaattagtaagtatacattttttgaggctttttagagaaaatcaaataatgtagtaaattatgcaaattactcgatgatgtcatggtgaccacgcccatagccacgcccccaccgccacaggtatcttggcagtttatggcaaACACtgcaaagactatacaaatgggacccattaactccctgcttggcactcagcatcaagggttggaattgggggttaaatcaccaaaaatgattctcgggcgcagccaccgctgctgctcactactcccctcacctcccagggggtgatcaagggtgatgggtcaaatgcagagaataatttcgccacacctagtgtgtgtgtgtgacaatcattggtactttaactttaacactgaTCATTCTTACCAAAGATGACTAACTCCAAGTGACTTACACCCCCACCCACCAACCTCAGTTTCTACCATCTGCTTCTGCGGCGAAAGCATGCGAGTAGAACTTCATAATGGCCCACCCTGCCGAGTTGAAACGGGGCGCTCCGAAGCCACATAATAGCTAGGTCAGAAACTCAACCCTGTCAATTATCTATCAGCAGGTCTTTCATGTGTGCTGCAAAGCAGCTGCTGCTGTGAGCCAACTGCCAGCCAGTGGCAGCAGGTGCCTTTTCCTGCAACAACACCACCCCCTCTTTCTTTCCAAGCCCACCTACTCTGGCCGAGCTCGACAACCGACAGAGCTGCCGGCCAGGACACGTCAGACAGCTGACAGAATTTCAACAGAGACCGAGACGCAGGAAAGACGAGGTTCTTTGAGGGCGTGGGCTCGGCGACCACAGACCACAGGAAAATGACAAGAGGCTGACGTCGCCGCGACAGTCATTGCCCTGCGCGGACAGACAGTGATCGCAATGATGTCGGTAGTTTGTTTGGGAAAACCCAAACAGACACATTTCCTTTTACTATTTGGAAATCCTCAAATTCTTGCATTTGTGAGAATTCTGAGCACCTGTTGCAATCCGGTTTGTTTGGGAAAACCCAAACAGAAACATTTCCTATTAATATTTGGAAACCCTCAAATCCTCGCatttttaatccaactttttttattggcattttcaaatacagaaaaaagtgcaagtcgaaacagtacaattttaa from Entelurus aequoreus isolate RoL-2023_Sb linkage group LG02, RoL_Eaeq_v1.1, whole genome shotgun sequence includes:
- the LOC133662775 gene encoding chromodomain-helicase-DNA-binding protein 9-like isoform X1 produces the protein MDFFDDPNLFGGGLEGVDVDCFTPAPSFADELNLSTDFEPIQVSESLGSGKSQDMMLPASSTSTQQAMSSYSQQLGHYIGNKAQNLVGQAFPGLVGAGSGGDGIVVEQQGQYRNAAVTQVPQSNGLFFNSSSPMWGNQDQNGNMYHPVSQQQLCHQQQQQQQQRLHNQQLHVRQQQTHHPQHHRMRQQLLQQQSHRQQPLNQRHHQQINAQAIPLEHHHGFSFHQESQPQSQQQRVHQSPQQIQHHLTAGGARFHSGVLTSKSYVDGQNDPLQDTVSCLQQCGYQMGAQDFGRAVMTNNNPPMDASSIVHSLPTYSVSSAATYQPAQYPAYPGEPEMASLSQPSMSSASVAARPATTAAPLAAALPELPGAACQFPSASVIGQQHARTPVSQAEECPFRALRCSAETPGNNRSSEIFGESMSCYSSTTRQMPSEQPRSCGAANTNGYPSLGDNLLASEAQDVHLGGVLEPPDLLPELLPQLEAAISQQDQSNTSWVDSNQAWGPEHRTPLPVKQREEPEAGELLPL
- the LOC133662775 gene encoding chromodomain-helicase-DNA-binding protein 9-like isoform X2, with protein sequence MDFFDDPNLFGGGLEGVDVDCFTPAPSFADELNLSTDFEPIQVSESLGSGKSQDMMLPASSTSTQQAMSSYSQQLGHYIGNKAQNLVGQAFPGLVGAGSGGDGIVVEQQGQYRNAAVTQVPQSNGLFFNSSSPMWGNQDQNGNMYHPVSQQQLCHQQQQQQQQRLHNQQLHVRQQQTHHPQHHRMRQQLLQQQSHRQQPLNQRHHQQINAQAIPLEHHHGFSFHQESQPQSQQQRVHQSPQQIQHHLTAGGARFHSGVLTSKSYVDGQNDPLQDTVSCLQQCGYQMGAQDFGRAVMTNNNPPMDASSIVHSLPTYSVSSAATYQPAQYPAYPGEPEMASLSQPSMSSASVAARPATTAAPLAAALPELPGAACQFPSASVIGQQHARTPVSQAEECPFRALRCSAETPGNNRSSEIFGESMSCYSSTTRQMPSEQPRSCGAANTNGYPSLGDNLLASEAQDVHLGGVLEPPDLLPELLPQLEAAISQQDQSNTSWVDSNQAWGPEHRTPLPVKQREEVMYICITSK